The Ptiloglossa arizonensis isolate GNS036 chromosome 2, iyPtiAriz1_principal, whole genome shotgun sequence sequence TCACTTAAGGTCTCATCCCTTCGATTCGGTTTGGCGGATCCCCAAGTCACCGACTTCGAATTAAAATCCCCTAGAATGGGCACCAGCCGAGGCGCGCGTCTTGCTATGCACGTCTACCATACGGAGGCAGCAAATCCTCTATTGGGTGGCATGTAGAACTTAATCGCGGTGACTCTCGACTACTAAATTTCAACGAATGAGCAGAGAATACGGTGAGGACGCGTCGCCGTCTCGGAATAATAGCACCTTGTTCTTTTAACCAGACAATAATCCATGGACTGTATGTATCGCAGGCTATGCTACATCAAATATGTCTCTAACTTGAATGTATCTTTATACTGatcttaataattttttaaataattcttgtaTTTCGTGAGTTTAAGTCTATTTATTATGCAATTACGTgaaatattctaatttttaatcATAGTAGACAAAAATCAATTATGTCATGTAATtgtatattgaaatatttttacgtaaCATATTCAGTATGCATTTTTATCTacttttgtacaatttaatgTATAGTAAGACGTAACATAAtaatttgtttgttttatttagaaattgATAACCTTTGATACGAGTTCGCAATCGTATTTGCGTATGCGAGTTGAGTTgtacaaattattaaaataattggacgttttcaataatttctaacaaTTCAGATTccctttcaaatatttgaatcactcgtttcaaatatttgaactgTTGCAAATGTTCATATTCTGTTACAGGGAGTGCAAATTCATCGCAATCAATATAAGGATTATACTGGTAGTCTTCATCCTTTAGAATTTTTCAAGCCTGATCGTTACAAGTATGAGAGTGCACCAGGAATAACATCGTCCTACTTGTCTAAATATCCATCGAATTACGTTGAATATAAAAAACCTCAAGTTTTACCCCTTACGTACGAAAGACGGAAGCAAACACCATACATACCTGATTTATCACTTGCTGGTGTTTATTCTAAATCAGGCTGCATCGCttataaacgataacgtatcgAGGTCCTTTAGTATTAATAAGAAACTACATAACGaaataaagaatttaattaTGTGCTACATACTTCATGCATAATCAGTTTTAccaaaatataaaaagatatttacctaaataaaaagtaacatcttatttttcatttttcttctgtATTTTGCCTACGGATCAAACAAGAAAAAGGATGACATTCCAATTATAGAATAATCGATAAGGGCGGTTAACCAAACTATTTTGTCGACAACTCACAGCTACATATTTTATATGCTATCTTAATTCTTTTTAAGTAGCGTTTAAGGAATACTATTTTCAGTGACATCTCTTCTGGTAGGATTGCTCACGTCTACAACCatgttgtaatatttttctgttCAGTACAAGTGTTGGACAGTAGTGGTTCAATAATCTTTGAATTGTAGTACTTCTAGAATAATTGCTCAAATTTGATCTCTGATAACATTAGTCAACAAATTTTGgacaataatttgtatttttcattactAAGCTTTCTTCCCATTTAGTTATATGTACTAAAGTTTCTGTTTTTCGTCGAGGAAACTTATCCCACCTCTGGGATCGGGAGTGCCGGGTGTCGAGCCTTCCCATTAAAACCGCCATAATGACTATATTTGCACGAtttcagggggggggggggcatcgGGAATTACTAACAGCATAACATCTGGTATTCTCTCAGTGTGGCATAGTGTTCGTGCACGTCCTGTATTTTATCATCCCTGTTAGTCACAGTCTTTAAGTACCACTTACCCATTCGCGTTTTAGTTATCCTGAAGGATAATCCTTAAGGACTTGACCGACTCAGAATCTCAAATTAATCGAAATCTCCGTGCGAGGAGTATCAATACCATCAGGGCTTTCTGTCCAGGTAACAGGTTTTGAAACTGCCTCTATACATTGGATGGCGCGCTGGCCTACCACCGTTTAGACACCTTTGTCAGCCTTGTGTCTCCAAACATAATGAAACTGGATGTGAAACAAAAGAATATAACAAAGAATTAAgtgttttcatttttgttttaaaCCTGATTTTAGTTTATGAAAAAAAAGTGCTTTCTGTGCTAAGTGAGGTATATATTCAGAATTATGttcattttattacaattaaaagTATCGCTAAAATCtgtaattttattgaaatataacTGTTACCGAATATGCGACCTAATTATTCCACTCCTGCGTGAAgtatgttaaataaaaaaaggaaaacagtaAATATATAGTAATGTTTATGAACAATTAGTAATAAATAGAATGCGATCACCTTTTTGGCGGCTATATGTAGTGAgtaaggaaaaggagtggggaaagcgtttcatcccgggcctgctagtggactcgtcagtaaggcatcctagcaggccctgccttatacgccgggacattggaagatcggtaagggatcgtatacTTTCAggcataacaggaatttttcggattcgtcgaacaGTTCATCTCTATTATTTCGAGAACGTACACGACGACCACACACTTtgggcacacagcagcgtgttgtaggaTGCCAGCTACGCGGTGGTGTatctaacgtgtggatagctcgagatttttgttccggaccgatgtcacCGGGAAGCAATACGCCGctgagactttttttttttttttttttttttatacgtgggggaaatcttcgaaagacccccccgccgcctggggaggggcggggggagtgtgggattccccgcgcccggaaggaaacccaacgggcgcgggacctgcccactaaaacccaccacggtggccatcctcgcactatgcagggggagcacctgggaccgaaaacatcatatcatcaggtgctcccccgtgcagggctctcgcgcccgtgtcctcccgttccagggaagggagggggtacttcaccctcccttccctgctttctcctcggcgctctggcgcccgacgtcggagcagggccacactgctccgtcatcccactcccgggggccgcccgagggcggccgtgagtcccacactcacgaccgcccacggcccccatacgCCGCTGAGactttgaaattttcggcaCGTCTATTAAATTACCGAATGTTTCTATTTTTcgcaataaaatttaaaaaatattgtggaCATTTCTCGACATAGAAAACTGGCGTATTAGTCAagtcatttaataaaatatttacgatacaAATAACTTATGGAGAATTAAAATACTATAATACCGTTAATGTATAAAAATCTTACACAAGTTTGTTAAAGTTATATAAAACCTATGCTTTTACTAACATTAAtgactatatacatatatatagttGTTTTTAGTCCACAGATGTTACTTCCTGTTATGTGATCTTCTTACCCGCCCAGGAACTGAAATAAAGTTGTAACATATGTAATTATGCAaatagataaaatataaaacatgaaaaataaattgttaccTTTCTCTGGTGTCTCCTCTGAAATACTACCTTTCGTAATCGTACTCCTCCTTTGTTTTTcaattaagtgtagtttactccGTGTAACATGAGGAGTCATAGGAAGTACTGGTTTATTTTCTATACAATTATTTTCTTCCCCTGCAATAAGATATACTTAACAACTTGTCCTATGATATAAGTTTTGATAATGTGTGTTGTAATCAACATTAAGGTCAGCTAGAAACTCTCACTATTCTCTGAACGCTAAATAGTCCTTTGAACGCGTCTTCCTAATATTTtccagaaaatatatttaaacttaCGAGTGTGGACAAAATTCACTCCTGGTTCTTATGTTCAGGCCAATTTCCTTACCGTGAGTCACACAACATTATAGGCGCAAAGGTTAATGAATCAAATACCATTTATAGAgcataaaatattaatagtttataaatactactttaaatatttaccaCTAGATAATAATATCTATTTTGTGGTACAGTAATTCTCGTTTTAAAGTGACAATGTGTAAGACACTGGATTAAGATAGTTTAccattattcatattttttcaaaaagaataattattgtagAAGTAGTTTGATCATTTGACCGGAGCATTTCAAAAATAGGAACCAATGAAACTTTCCATCACATCTACTGCAGAATTTACTACACAAAGCTTGACTGACGAGTcactaatattttaaataaatctttcaAAGGACCTTACaagtctttttatttatttcctccTGATTTATCATTTAAactgataatttttatattaagaaTTGTGTTTACCAGAAAATTTAACACTTCTTCTACTAGATCTTCTCTTGCCACTTTTTCCATCCAAGTTCATATTCTCAATGGCATCCGGTAAATTtatctttgaattaattttttcatcatCTTTGATGGTGACTTTTAAAGAACTTTTCTTTCTTGTCCCCGGAGGAGTTTTATTCTCTTTATGCTCTGATTCTTTGACATTTATAGATATTTTCCTTGGAGTCTTCTTATGTTTAGGTGTATTTACTGAGATAATACTTCTATTTCTTAGAACTCTTATACTTTCAtctttgtcaactatttcttcttTATCATTTATCGAAATTTGTTTCTGATATTCTTGTTTAAGTGTATTTGTATCTGTATCGTCTGTAATTTCTTTCAATGGTAGGAAGACTGTATTATTAAATGATTCATCAGGCACTTCATCGTTTTCACGCACATTACTTTGTCTTCTCAAAATTCTCCTTCTTAACGGTGTATTCGAGTTACTATTTGATACTGATTCTTGAAGCGGTGTTGCAAATTGTAGTTGCAAAGATGGTACTTTatttgtatttctatttttaagaTTATTCGCTTCAGAATGTTTGTTGACATCAAATACGTTTTCAGATTCATCGAAACTATTATCAACAAAATTTAGTTTCCTTTCTGCATGTATTTCTATATTGTCATCAGAACAGTCAAAGGTAAGATTATCTATTCTAAATAATGCTGCAGCTAAATCCATCTTTATTTGTGTTTCTTCGTCAACTGGAACTTCATTTAATACTAGAGTATCATCGAAATTAACTGTATGGATTATCTTTtcatgagattctactttcattgaATCCTTTGGTTGCTTTAATATACTTTTTCCTGGGGTTTGAGACGAGTTAAAATAAGACAATCTTTTACACATATCTGGTGTTTTGCACATTTGACTTATTTTTATTACCGTCAAAGGAGTTGAAAGTTTTTTTGTTTCAGATAATTGTACTTTTTTCAATAAACTTAATCTTGTTTCTTCTCGTTTGATAGATGAAAATTTCTTGTCATTAGGATCAACTGATGTAGATCTTGTTCTATATTTTACATTAGGACTACGTTCATGATGTTCAGGTTTGTCAGTCGAAATTTTGTTACTTATAATTTCAAGCTCTTCCgcactatttttatttcttatttcttgcgtcattttcatttttctttctgtcAAAAACTTTCTAATTGAACTTGACTTTGTAGGCAAGATTTTCTTTTTTGCGGCAGTATTCTTTCTGAGAGGCTTGGTAACAACAGGTAGCTGTTCTTCTTCCCAGTTTTGTGAACGAAGTTGTTCTATCTTTTCAAATCGTGAATCACAATTTTTTACTTCCATATACATCATGTCCCAGAATCCTTGTAAGTCCTTGCATGTGACTAACATTTCACCTTTCCCTGTTACACAATCAGAAACTAATCCACGAAATCTTTCAAACTTTCTGTTTATTAGTAAATTTGTTTGCCCAAcggcctgattaatatggtatTGTGCATCTTCTGTAATTTCAGATTCTGTTTTCACTTTTTCCCATTTCTTACATAATTCTTTTAATCtacttatttctttatttagaagaaattgaaaatattgtgcagtacgttcttcttcttcaactgaaatgtttaaattttgcaTGATAGTATCTTTTGTAGGAATATCAGCGCTACGTGTAGAGCCAAAGCTAAAACCACGCTTTAACTGTTGCTCTTTTCTAGCATTACTTTTCCCACGACTGGAAACAATATATGGTGAAAAGAAAACTGGATCACTAGGAGAATTAAATTGTGCAGATGTAGGTGTATCAATGTGTGAGAAAGATGCTGCTTTaacattgttattaaatattgtatcaGCTTCCTTAGTACTGTTATTAAGTATTTTACTAACTTGTGCAATACTGTTATTAGAAGGTTTgtcatttaatttttctttctcgtggtCATTGACATCATCATTGTTACTATTAACAATACTATTGTTGAATGAATTGGACATTTCTTTTTCATCAGACGATACATTTAATCTTATAGTTTCAATGGAACTGCCTTCTTCACATTCTTTATCATCGATCTCTACTTCTGTAAATTTTGTAGTATTGCTTTTTATACTTGCTCTTGTTGTCCTTGAAAAATTTGACACAATTTCACTTATTGTAGTGGGTGATACACTATATGGAACTACTCTGCCGAATAATGGCACTTGGGGTAATCCTGCGGGGtgtttaaatttgtaattttcaggAGCAAAAGAATGCTCCTGTTTCTTTTCAGCTTTTTGATCTTTTTTGGCAGATGAACtagaattttttatcaataattctgctgctttagcCATTAATCTCTTTTCGGTAGCTCTTGTAATTCTTTTTATTGGAGAAGTAGGTGCAGTTGGTGCAGTTGGTGCAATTCGATTGTGTGACTTTTTTTGCGACAcaagagttttatttattttaattggaGAATATAATTTGTGATGTACTAAGCCGACAATAAAAGGAGGCTTCTTCTTCGCTTGTTCTATCCTTCGACGTTTATCACGTTCTGCCTTCCATTGTCGAAGTTTAGACATGCGATTATCTTTCGTAGAAGGTACTATAAAATCAAAATATAATCATGTAATAAAACGTGCATGAATATTAAAGTCAAACAAGCAGCTTAACGAACCTATATTCTGTGATGTTGTAGCCGAAGTAACGAGTAGATTTCTTTTCGCGGTTATAGTCTTGTCTCTTGatattttacgcaattcgtCACATTTTTTGGCGCGAATAAGTCGATTTTCGCTTATATTTCCAAAagcttttggtttttctttataTCTGCGgttcattttatcaaatttgagATTGGAATTAGAACACAACCGTTCAACGGTAATCTGCAACGGAAAACAATTTGAAATCGACGCACCAGACCCGACCCGGCATGTGTTAAAGTTCAAGTAGCAATACTACCAATGTAAAAAAGATATGAAAATTTAGGGCACAGTAAACATTACAAGTAGATTAAGTTAAGTACCCATTTTGTTGGTGgttataataaaaatactacAATATATTACAATTATGCTTAAacctttaaaaaatttataacatGATAATCCTATTTCATTCAATGAGATGAAAATTAGTATTGTAGATCACCGAATGAGGATGAAATTTTTGTTGAAGAATTATTGGTCGTATGCAAGTCCAACCCCCTTTCGTTGCAGCTTTTACGTTTGCCAGAAATGCGTTCTATTTTTTGAAGAATGTACCAAAGATACATACGTCTTTAATttggtattttttaaaaatcatttcacaTTTCGAAAAGCAATGCATAAGTTCTTTATTTTCGGTGATCGAGTCATTATAATTAATAACTTATTATCAGCGGCACATATAATAAAGGAAATATGTTTTTGAACAATCACTTTTTAAAGAAACACATTGTTTAAACTACAACTACTACTacacaaccaccaccaccaaccaAATAATATTCGGTTTGATTAAAAACGATctaatcgttcgaataaatcgagcAACTTGAGAGAAATCGAACTGTTCGAAATAAGCCAAGCGGTACGAAAGAAGTCATGCAGTGTGAATTCCGAAAGTTCTTTTAAACTATTCGGTTTATTCTGACCAGAGAACACCCCCTCTATAATTGAGTGAGAGTCGTTTCGGGAGTTCAAGAAAATAGACCAATAGGAATGCCCCTGTTTCTTTTCAGCTGTTTGATTTTTTTTGATGGTGGAACtagaattttttatcaataatttTATGTCCGCAATATAATTCTATGTACACACATGTGAATGAAAAATGCATCTACCATTTATACTAACCCAATCTGGTGACACCATGAagatttaaaaacttaagcgcTAATTTTAAAGATCGTAAAACTAAAAAGGTAATTTTATTATGTTACGActtttgtattttcaaaatgttatatattatattttccaatTAACAATGATAAAACTATTGAAGCTGTTCCACGCAAAAACGGACAGAACCGCATTGTACCAACCTTACCGACTTTTAGAATTACATAAGATATTTAAATTGATCCAAttacaaaataacaaatattagAATAAGATATTAATGTCAGCAATACTTTCAAACGAAGTAGCCAAATCTTTGATAAAAAGTTCCAACACTAGCAATCAATAGAGAGTAAGAAGCTGaagataaatacaaatttaatttttcagcaGGATTGCACCAAATATTTGGTTGAATGGCCTCATGAAGAATACATATCACTTGCTATTGAATTACCGAATGTTTCTATTTTTcgcaataaaatttaaaaaatattgtggaCATTTCTCGACATAGAAAACTGGCGTATTAGTCAAGTcatttaatacaatatttacgATACAAATAACTTATGGAGAATTAAAATACTATAATACCGTTAATGTATAAAAATCTTACACAAGTTTGTTAAAGTTATATAAAACCTATGCTTTTACTAACATTAAtgactatatacatatatacataaaatagTTGTTTTTAGTCCACAGATGTTACTTCCTGTTATGTGATCTTCTTACCCGCCCAGGAACTGAAATAAAGTTGTAACATATGTAATTATGCAaatagataaaatataaaacatgaaaaataaattgttaccTTTCTCTGGTGTCTCCTCTGAAATACTATCTTTCGTAATCGTACTCCTCCTTTGTTTTTcaattaagtgtagtttactccGTGTAACATGAGGAGTCATAGGAAGTACTGGTTTATTTTCTATACAATTATTTTCTTCCCCTGCAATAAGATATACTTAACAACTTGTCCTATGATATAAGTTTTGATAATGTGTGTTGTAATCAACATTAAGGTCAGCTAGAAACTCTCACTATTCTCTGAACGCTAAATAGTCCTTTGAACGCGTCTTCCTAATATTTtccagaaaatatatttaaacttaCGAGTGTGGACAAAATTCACTCCTGGTTCTTATGTTCAGGCCAATTTCCTTACCGTGAGTCACACAACATTATAGGCGCAAAGGTTAATGAATCAAATACCATTTATAGAgcataaaatattaatagtttataaatactactttaaatatttaccaCTAGATAATAATATCTATTTTGTGGTACAGTAATTCTCGTTTTAAAGTGACAATGTGTAAGACACTGGATTAAGATAGTTTAccattattcatattttttcaaaaagaataattattgtagAAGTAGTTTGATCATTTGACCGGAGCATTTCAAAAATAGGAACCAATGAAACTTTCCATCACATCTACTGCAGAATTTACTACACAAAGCTTGACTGACGAGTcactaatattttaaataaatctttcaAAGGACCTTACaagtctttttatttatttcctccTGATTTATCATTTAAactgataatttttatattaagaaTTGTGTTTACCAGAAAATTTAACACTTCTTCTACTAGATCTTCTCTTGCCACTTTTTCCATCCAAGTTCATATTCTCAATGGCATCCGGTAAATTtatctttgaattaattttttcatcatCTTTGATGGTGACTTTTAAAGAACTTTTCTTTCTTGTCCCCGGAGGAGTTTTATTCTCTTTATGCTCTGATTCTTTGACATTTATAGATATTTTCCTTGGAGTCTTCTTATGTTTAGGTGTATTTACTGAGATAATACTTCTATTTCTTAGAACTCTTATACTTTCAtctttgtcaactatttcttcttTATCATTTATCGAAATTTGTTTCTGATATTCTTGTTTAAGTGTATTTGTATCTGTATCGTCTGTAATTTCTTTCAATGGTAGGAAGACTGTATTATTAAATGATTCATCAGGCACTTCATCGTTTTCACGCACATTACTTTGTCTT is a genomic window containing:
- the LOC143143033 gene encoding uncharacterized protein LOC143143033 gives rise to the protein MPPYRWGMQSTSYTPRPDINAAKMHRRLNRNLILLSNDISAIDVLRMKEVDDLYKGVQIHRNQYKDYTGSLHPLEFFKPDRYKYESAPGITSSYLSKYPSNYVEYKKPQVLPLTYERRKQTPYIPDLSLAGVYSKSGCIAYKR
- the LOC143155166 gene encoding uncharacterized protein LOC143155166 isoform X1, which gives rise to MHCFSKCEMIFKKYQIKDITVERLCSNSNLKFDKMNRRYKEKPKAFGNISENRLIRAKKCDELRKISRDKTITAKRNLLVTSATTSQNIVPSTKDNRMSKLRQWKAERDKRRRIEQAKKKPPFIVGLVHHKLYSPIKINKTLVSQKKSHNRIAPTAPTAPTSPIKRITRATEKRLMAKAAELLIKNSSSSAKKDQKAEKKQEHSFAPENYKFKHPAGLPQVPLFGRVVPYSVSPTTISEIVSNFSRTTRASIKSNTTKFTEVEIDDKECEEGSSIETIRLNVSSDEKEMSNSFNNSIVNSNNDDVNDHEKEKLNDKPSNNSIAQVSKILNNSTKEADTIFNNNVKAASFSHIDTPTSAQFNSPSDPVFFSPYIVSSRGKSNARKEQQLKRGFSFGSTRSADIPTKDTIMQNLNISVEEEERTAQYFQFLLNKEISRLKELCKKWEKVKTESEITEDAQYHINQAVGQTNLLINRKFERFRGLVSDCVTGKGEMLVTCKDLQGFWDMMYMEVKNCDSRFEKIEQLRSQNWEEEQLPVVTKPLRKNTAAKKKILPTKSSSIRKFLTERKMKMTQEIRNKNSAEELEIISNKISTDKPEHHERSPNVKYRTRSTSVDPNDKKFSSIKREETRLSLLKKVQLSETKKLSTPLTVIKISQMCKTPDMCKRLSYFNSSQTPGKSILKQPKDSMKVESHEKIIHTVNFDDTLVLNEVPVDEETQIKMDLAAALFRIDNLTFDCSDDNIEIHAERKLNFVDNSFDESENVFDVNKHSEANNLKNRNTNKVPSLQLQFATPLQESVSNSNSNTPLRRRILRRQSNVRENDEVPDESFNNTVFLPLKEITDDTDTNTLKQEYQKQISINDKEEIVDKDESIRVLRNRSIISVNTPKHKKTPRKISINVKESEHKENKTPPGTRKKSSLKVTIKDDEKINSKINLPDAIENMNLDGKSGKRRSSRRSVKFSGEENNCIENKPVLPMTPHVTRSKLHLIEKQRRSTITKGSISEETPEKVPGRVRRSHNRK
- the LOC143155166 gene encoding uncharacterized protein LOC143155166 isoform X2 → MVSPDWITVERLCSNSNLKFDKMNRRYKEKPKAFGNISENRLIRAKKCDELRKISRDKTITAKRNLLVTSATTSQNIVPSTKDNRMSKLRQWKAERDKRRRIEQAKKKPPFIVGLVHHKLYSPIKINKTLVSQKKSHNRIAPTAPTAPTSPIKRITRATEKRLMAKAAELLIKNSSSSAKKDQKAEKKQEHSFAPENYKFKHPAGLPQVPLFGRVVPYSVSPTTISEIVSNFSRTTRASIKSNTTKFTEVEIDDKECEEGSSIETIRLNVSSDEKEMSNSFNNSIVNSNNDDVNDHEKEKLNDKPSNNSIAQVSKILNNSTKEADTIFNNNVKAASFSHIDTPTSAQFNSPSDPVFFSPYIVSSRGKSNARKEQQLKRGFSFGSTRSADIPTKDTIMQNLNISVEEEERTAQYFQFLLNKEISRLKELCKKWEKVKTESEITEDAQYHINQAVGQTNLLINRKFERFRGLVSDCVTGKGEMLVTCKDLQGFWDMMYMEVKNCDSRFEKIEQLRSQNWEEEQLPVVTKPLRKNTAAKKKILPTKSSSIRKFLTERKMKMTQEIRNKNSAEELEIISNKISTDKPEHHERSPNVKYRTRSTSVDPNDKKFSSIKREETRLSLLKKVQLSETKKLSTPLTVIKISQMCKTPDMCKRLSYFNSSQTPGKSILKQPKDSMKVESHEKIIHTVNFDDTLVLNEVPVDEETQIKMDLAAALFRIDNLTFDCSDDNIEIHAERKLNFVDNSFDESENVFDVNKHSEANNLKNRNTNKVPSLQLQFATPLQESVSNSNSNTPLRRRILRRQSNVRENDEVPDESFNNTVFLPLKEITDDTDTNTLKQEYQKQISINDKEEIVDKDESIRVLRNRSIISVNTPKHKKTPRKISINVKESEHKENKTPPGTRKKSSLKVTIKDDEKINSKINLPDAIENMNLDGKSGKRRSSRRSVKFSGEENNCIENKPVLPMTPHVTRSKLHLIEKQRRSTITKGSISEETPEKVPGRVRRSHNRK
- the LOC143155166 gene encoding uncharacterized protein LOC143155166 isoform X3; translated protein: MNRRYKEKPKAFGNISENRLIRAKKCDELRKISRDKTITAKRNLLVTSATTSQNIVPSTKDNRMSKLRQWKAERDKRRRIEQAKKKPPFIVGLVHHKLYSPIKINKTLVSQKKSHNRIAPTAPTAPTSPIKRITRATEKRLMAKAAELLIKNSSSSAKKDQKAEKKQEHSFAPENYKFKHPAGLPQVPLFGRVVPYSVSPTTISEIVSNFSRTTRASIKSNTTKFTEVEIDDKECEEGSSIETIRLNVSSDEKEMSNSFNNSIVNSNNDDVNDHEKEKLNDKPSNNSIAQVSKILNNSTKEADTIFNNNVKAASFSHIDTPTSAQFNSPSDPVFFSPYIVSSRGKSNARKEQQLKRGFSFGSTRSADIPTKDTIMQNLNISVEEEERTAQYFQFLLNKEISRLKELCKKWEKVKTESEITEDAQYHINQAVGQTNLLINRKFERFRGLVSDCVTGKGEMLVTCKDLQGFWDMMYMEVKNCDSRFEKIEQLRSQNWEEEQLPVVTKPLRKNTAAKKKILPTKSSSIRKFLTERKMKMTQEIRNKNSAEELEIISNKISTDKPEHHERSPNVKYRTRSTSVDPNDKKFSSIKREETRLSLLKKVQLSETKKLSTPLTVIKISQMCKTPDMCKRLSYFNSSQTPGKSILKQPKDSMKVESHEKIIHTVNFDDTLVLNEVPVDEETQIKMDLAAALFRIDNLTFDCSDDNIEIHAERKLNFVDNSFDESENVFDVNKHSEANNLKNRNTNKVPSLQLQFATPLQESVSNSNSNTPLRRRILRRQSNVRENDEVPDESFNNTVFLPLKEITDDTDTNTLKQEYQKQISINDKEEIVDKDESIRVLRNRSIISVNTPKHKKTPRKISINVKESEHKENKTPPGTRKKSSLKVTIKDDEKINSKINLPDAIENMNLDGKSGKRRSSRRSVKFSGEENNCIENKPVLPMTPHVTRSKLHLIEKQRRSTITKGSISEETPEKVPGRVRRSHNRK